In the Neodiprion virginianus isolate iyNeoVirg1 chromosome 2, iyNeoVirg1.1, whole genome shotgun sequence genome, CAGAGCCGAGCCGATGATGGGCCACCATATTGGTCCTAGGACATATTGTTTTTACATGCTTGTATAAACCATCAACCGAACGCGTGGTACGTTACCTGGAGGGAAGCCCTTCGGTTTTCGCGACCCTATGTAAAAGTAGAGGAACGCTAAGATCGTTATTGAAATGGTCTGCAAGAACATCCTGCAAATAGAAAAGAAAGTGTAAATGCTCTAGGAAAATCTCTAAATGTAGACTATCTACCTCTAGTCTTACGTACACTGCAATGTTACGCAATGATAATCTGCGCTTTAGTTTGCCCTGTATCTTTACAACGTATACTCGAATAATGTTCCATATAAGAAATCAGTCAAATTCAAACGGTCCTATAAAAGAgcatatttttcatctaaCTTGTATATGGGCTAATTGCTGCATAAGTTAAGAAAACGGATAGGGATAAAAAGTCTTTTCAACGAATTCTCTTCTTCTGCGTATATGTAATTCAAGTATGACGCATGACGTTTTTCCGGAAGAATATGTCGCAGATAAGTGTCTATGTATAAGAGTGAAACTGGTATATTCTCTCGCGGACGGAGAAAGTTGTGCATACGAGGCAACACTGAAATTATGGTCACCATTCGCTGCCATAATTCTGCAGTGTAGTTATGCAACTATATAATGGTCCATATTTTTGTTCACTGCAGTGTACCATTCTAACAATAATGAACGTCATAAATTATTCTGAAACTATTgaacacaatatttttcgcaattaaaaattaatgtatagAGAGAAGTCCGGAAAGATGTTTTCTGTATTGCGTCGCTACAGTAAAACGAATCTAATTTTATCGACATTACTAACAGTTTGGATAAAAGAATTTACGAAACTTCTGTTACTTTTAAACGTGCATTAGctggtagaaaattttctgtaaacACATCAGCACATGTCAAGATCTGCAATATTTTCGtctaaaatattcttttacaACGTGGGCTGTTTCCACGACCGCGACGGGGTGGAAAGTGTAAACGCTCAATTTGCTTACAGCATTCAAATTGTATGATATTTATGCTCACCTGCAATGCAGAGTACCGTAATCGTTGTTCGATGTGCGGAGAAAATCTAACTACTAATACTCGTAGTCAAGTCTACGGATGCGAATTATCGCGAGGCTTGACCCCCTACTCTGGAAGTAGTTTCGCTTTTCCAGCCTTCTAATTGAACTTTTTCTGATTCTCGTAACGTATATAGAGACGAGATTATAATGTCGAAGCAAGGGAGGGCGTCAGAGATCATATCTCTCAAATTTGTCTTCATTATATAAAAGACAATTTCTTGTGATAAACAAAAGTCCAGACACGAACATTTCGCGATTTctataattattgtataacgtatattttcCATGCTACCGTTCTGGTTACATGGTGAAATTGTGTATTGTATAATTGTGCTTAGGCTAGAATTAAGCTGAGATTGGGTTTCGGTGAAATCGTCTGGATTTCTGATCTGTTGTAGATCTTTGCAATCTGAAAAAAAGTCTCCATGGGCACGACCCTCCGCCGTAAATAGTTTGGGCGCTAGAGACCACAGAACCTTAAACTGTTCATCCGTTATCCAGTATTCCTTTGTGGgagaaaaaatacgaaaaaaattattacttctGATATATGAATACAACTTAGGCATGTGACCGGTTATTTCCACTTTAAGTTTATGGACACATCCCCTTCTCCAACCTCAATGATTTTACATGGTGGGaaattgggaaaatttttaccgtatATAAAATAGCCACGCAACAGTTATGCCTAAAGATTGGCATCCAAAGATACACCCGTGTACTGTTCAGCCGGTATTAAAAAGGGCGCAGTTTACATTTGAAACAATTAGGCAAGATCAAATGGATGAGATTACGACGTGTATTCATTAatgatatacctatatttacacgtttattatttacattgtCAATCgtgttacaaaaatatttaatcttAACATTTAATCACTGGAGGCTGGTTCTTCTGGATCTATGATTTGAAGAGGCAGTTTATCCCCCCAATCGCTGTGTCTGGCACATTTGTATAGCGGTCTGTAATCATTGAAGATTAATATGCTACCGTGTAACACGAAGCTTAGTTTAAACGGTAAGTTGACGTCTATTTTTCAGTAACGTAGGCGTAACGCTATCGAGAAATAGGCACAAGTGGGTAATTCATACGTATTGGATTGGCGGGTGTGGGACAAGGACGTTTTTGTGAAACTTGACTCACGCAGTACTTTCAAAATCACGCGAAACAGAACTTCGTTTGGCACAACAACTCTTACTCACTTTCCGTGCTTACTGGCTGTGAAGACAATCTCCTCGAGTTTCCCTGTCGCTGTACAGATCCGACACATCGTATGCTTTGAACGAACCAAACTTGGTCTGACAAGTCTGGGCCACTGTGGATCATCTGCAGGACGCTCACCTATCGCCAAAAATATCgtagtttaatttttatcctgATAAAATGCAGGATCGAGAAAAggaagggaaaagaaaaaatcactGAAAGAATAACCTTTCTTAAGGACGACGTACGAATATCGTTCCTTTTTCAATTCTGATTGTTTTCCTACCGACACGGTGAAATAAGATGATTGGAAGTTACATGGTGTTTTGTCAACGATATATCTCGGGCAGATCATGTCGTGGGGACACTGAAATCAATCCGTTTATCCGTGAAAACTTCATAGACTATTGACATTGATTAGCGATAAGATTTGACTGCAGCCGTACACTGTGGACAGCTGCTTTCGGCTACTTACTGGTGCGAAGACGTGAAACGGATTCGGATTGTCAGTCTCCAAGGATTTACTGGACATATCCAAAACAAAGTCACGGGCCTCGTTTACAATCTGTACACATTAACGACACAAAATAGAAACAGGCTTGAACTGATAGCGTTCAAGTGATCttaaatacatgtatataaaatgATGGCAAATGGAAATTTACTATCAGTCtatgatttttcatatttatgtaTGCTCAGTTTATGGATTTGCGCAATGGAAAATAGTGCAAGGTGAGTACCCTGAATCCCGCATTTGTTCCCTGTTCAACGATGATTAAATAGTTGTTAGTCCGCATCCAAAGATTTAAAACTACTTCAAGCCTTGCTTGCGCGTTCGGCAACTCCATTAACGAAAATGCCGAAACGACGATGTCTGATTTTATCTGAAACATGGAAGAATAGGTTTGAAAACGAAGTTAACCAGCTGATGAGTTTACGGTATTGAGTTTAGCTGATTAATCTCACCCTTGCTGACGATGGTAAAAATTGCCGAAAGTAAACTTCCTTGAGCTTGGACGGGTGATTCGCTATTATGGATTCCGCCAAGCGATGCATGTCTCCCGAAGAATCTACGcagtaatattcattcaaCGATGTTATCCAGAACTGAGATGCCGCCCTAGGACAaaagggaaaattttttttaactcggCATAAGACCCCTTTCCTCCAATATTTTCGATAAGAAGGAATTAACCTACCATGTTACTGTGCCGATTCCAGATCCAAAGTCAAACAACGCTTTCGGCTGAAATTCTTTATCAGCCAGGTGTATCTCGTTAAATATCTGATATAATACTGAATATTCCTGAGCTCCACGAGCCAGCATGTAACATAGGCTTTTGTAAGCATCGTATTCCACAGCAGCCCAAGCGTAAACCCGCTgcttcaatttaattttaacgTTATACTGATTTCTCTTCCAAAACTCGTCTATTTCATCGTTAGATAATTTACTTAGATCGACTTTTCTCGACACTAACTCTTGCACTTCCGTTAGTTTATCAACAAATTCATGTTTTTCCAAGGGTGGGTGGCGCTGTTTTAAATAATTAGCTAGGATGCCAGCCACTTTGCGCAGAGGTTTCACTGGATGATCTGCGAcgtgaatttataattaattaggGATTCATTAACGCGTTGTGTCACAACTCAATCGCAGTGCAGACAGTGAAAGTTAAATCTAAACAAACAAGAGAAACAAGGATTCGAATACCTGCGGTAGCTTCAATCATCGCTTTTTCGATCCATTCTGGTAATTGCATGGCTCGTGACTTTATTATTCCGGGATGT is a window encoding:
- the LOC124298965 gene encoding methyltransferase-like protein 17, mitochondrial isoform X1 encodes the protein MQPNCWQISLLWRTITMLRRFTALEIIQKRWASVRAMVKIDESVNKQIETDELNPKRHPGIIKSRAMQLPEWIEKAMIEATADHPVKPLRKVAGILANYLKQRHPPLEKHEFVDKLTEVQELVSRKVDLSKLSNDEIDEFWKRNQYNVKIKLKQRVYAWAAVEYDAYKSLCYMLARGAQEYSVLYQIFNEIHLADKEFQPKALFDFGSGIGTVTWAASQFWITSLNEYYCVDSSGDMHRLAESIIANHPSKLKEVYFRQFLPSSARIKSDIVVSAFSLMELPNAQARLEVVLNLWMRTNNYLIIVEQGTNAGFRIVNEARDFVLDMSSKSLETDNPNPFHVFAPCPHDMICPRYIVDKTPCNFQSSYFTVSVGKQSELKKERYSYVVLKKGERPADDPQWPRLVRPSLVRSKHTMCRICTATGKLEEIVFTASKHGKPLYKCARHSDWGDKLPLQIIDPEEPASSD
- the LOC124298965 gene encoding methyltransferase-like protein 17, mitochondrial isoform X2 yields the protein MLRRFTALEIIQKRWASVRAMVKIDESVNKQIETDELNPKRHPGIIKSRAMQLPEWIEKAMIEATADHPVKPLRKVAGILANYLKQRHPPLEKHEFVDKLTEVQELVSRKVDLSKLSNDEIDEFWKRNQYNVKIKLKQRVYAWAAVEYDAYKSLCYMLARGAQEYSVLYQIFNEIHLADKEFQPKALFDFGSGIGTVTWAASQFWITSLNEYYCVDSSGDMHRLAESIIANHPSKLKEVYFRQFLPSSARIKSDIVVSAFSLMELPNAQARLEVVLNLWMRTNNYLIIVEQGTNAGFRIVNEARDFVLDMSSKSLETDNPNPFHVFAPCPHDMICPRYIVDKTPCNFQSSYFTVSVGKQSELKKERYSYVVLKKGERPADDPQWPRLVRPSLVRSKHTMCRICTATGKLEEIVFTASKHGKPLYKCARHSDWGDKLPLQIIDPEEPASSD
- the LOC124298965 gene encoding methyltransferase-like protein 17, mitochondrial isoform X3, encoding MGEASVRAMVKIDESVNKQIETDELNPKRHPGIIKSRAMQLPEWIEKAMIEATADHPVKPLRKVAGILANYLKQRHPPLEKHEFVDKLTEVQELVSRKVDLSKLSNDEIDEFWKRNQYNVKIKLKQRVYAWAAVEYDAYKSLCYMLARGAQEYSVLYQIFNEIHLADKEFQPKALFDFGSGIGTVTWAASQFWITSLNEYYCVDSSGDMHRLAESIIANHPSKLKEVYFRQFLPSSARIKSDIVVSAFSLMELPNAQARLEVVLNLWMRTNNYLIIVEQGTNAGFRIVNEARDFVLDMSSKSLETDNPNPFHVFAPCPHDMICPRYIVDKTPCNFQSSYFTVSVGKQSELKKERYSYVVLKKGERPADDPQWPRLVRPSLVRSKHTMCRICTATGKLEEIVFTASKHGKPLYKCARHSDWGDKLPLQIIDPEEPASSD
- the LOC124298965 gene encoding methyltransferase-like protein 17, mitochondrial isoform X4, whose translation is MQPNCWQISLLWRTITMLRRFTALEIIQKRWASVRAMVKIDESVNKQIETDELNPKRHPGIIKSRAMQLPEWIEKAMIEATADHPVKPLRKVAGILANYLKQRHPPLEKHEFVDKLTEVQELVSRKVDLSKLSNDEIDEFWKRNQYNVKIKLKQRVYAWAAVEYDAYKSLCYMLARGAQEYSVLYQIFNEIHLADKEFQPKALFDFGSGIGTVTWAASQFWITSLNEYYCVDSSGDMHRLAESIIANHPSKLKEVYFRQFLPSSARIKSDIVVSAFSLMELPNAQARLEVVLNLWMRTNNYLIIVEQGTNAGFRIVNEARDFVLDMSSKSLETDNPNPFHVFAPVSVLQMIHSGPDLSDQVWFVQSIRCVGSVQRQGNSRRLSSQPVSTENRYTNVPDTAIGGINCLFKS